The sequence below is a genomic window from Sneathiella marina.
CCCACTATTCCGTATTTAATTCGCCATACATCAAACCAGGACGGACATGGTGTGCGTGATTTGATGGCTGCGGATGCGGATGCCAAACACTGGACGCGGGCGGAAATGTTGCGGGACAAGAAATTTTATCTTTTGGCGCCAACCGCCATGGCGCAATCTGGAATTTTTACAGGGTTGTTTTTTCATCAGGTATTCTTGGTCGCGGAAAAAGGCTGGAGTTTTGAATGGTGGAGTCTTTGTTTCACCATCTTTGCGGTGACGTCAATATTTGGGGGAGTGGCTTCCGGGATCCTGGTCGATAAATTTCGGGCGCGGACGTTGGTCCCCTTCGTGCTGCTTCCTCTTTTAGGGGGCAGTTTGGTTTTTTCTTACGCGGGGCCGCCGTTTTATGCAGCCGTAGTCATGTTTATCTTAGGGCTTGGTGCCGGTGCGACCAATCCCATCCTATCTTCACTATGGCCGGAATTATATGGGACCCGTCATCTCGGTGCCATTCGCTCTGTCGCGACAGTTGTAATGGTCTTCGGATCCGCGTTAGGCCCCGTATTTATGGGATGGGCATTGGATGCAGATTTTACCTTGCACCACATTGTCCTGACGTCCATCTGTATAATAATTGTCAGTTCGGCGCTTGCCAAAATGGCACTGAATACAAAATCGAGCTTCGCGAAATAGACAACCGAATTGGATTTGAGAGGATATTTTACAACAATACTTACTATTTATTGACATTGTTTCGCTAAAATTAAGCAGAATCAGGCAAGTTTTGGTATATTCTAAACGCAGAACACTTTTTTGACATAAAGGAGCCATACCTGCGCGAACAGAAGCATAAAATTTGATGTTTTTTTTCTCTATCACTCGTTTAGGGGATGAAAGCAGTTAGAATTCCATTGTAAACCAGTACCTAGTGAATAGGCATTTGCCTGATTATTAATGCGGAAATCCATAAGTTAAGCGGATTTTCATGGCAAATTGTGAATGTAGTTGGAGCGGATAAGAGATGGCAACTTCGTCAAATGACAGCAATGTCAGCAGTAATACCGGTACTCCGGTAGGAACGGTCATTGAAACTGGACCGGGAGAAACTGTTAAAGTTCCTTTTAAATCACCTGAAGACGTCAACTTCGTGCAATCTGCGGGCGGATTGTTGGTAGTACCTGTTGATGGAGGGGAGACTCTTCTATTACAAGAGTTTTTGACGTTCGGGGCGACAGAAAATCCGCCAAAAATTCAATTTGAAGATGGTGAAGTTCTAGAAATCGACGCAATTACGGAGGTCGTGGAAGGCCTTTCTGTGGCTGAAGTTAATCCGCAAGCGGGTGACACTGAATTTAGTGCGGGCGGTGGTGCAAATTTTAGCAACTTTCGTGATGGTAATATTGGAGATCCGCTTGGCATTGACGGGTTGCTTCCTCCAACGGATTTGGCGTTTGGCCTCCCGTTTATCGAAGAAATTATTGGCGAAAACGAAAGTAGCGAAAATCCTGGTAATCCGGACGATCCTGACGATCCGACCGGCGATGTTGTCATTCGGTTTGAAACACCTGGCGCTCAGTCTTCTGCAGACGGCGGAGGATATGAAGATTGGACACCCTCTGGAAATACGGGCGACACAACGTCCTTTCCAATGCAGATGATCGTGGACGCCAACCATAGTGAAGGCGAAAATCTTGAACAAATCGAAATTCCCAGCATTCCAGCTGGCGCCCGGATTTTTGTCGGCGGAACGGACGCGGGCGACGAAATTTTTCCAACCGGTGCAGGGTATACTATTGCTGCCGTTGGTGGCGTCTTGCCGGAAATATATATCCTGCCGCCAACCCATAGTGATGAAGACTTTTTTGTGAATGTTACCGCGACATTTGAGAATAGTGACGTTGAAGCTGACGCAGTGGCGCTGGCCATCATTGATGCGGTTGCAGATGCCCCCAATGTGACAATTGATGGATCCAGTGCAGATAATGATGTGAGCAGCTTGCAGGGCGAGCCTATCGATTTACCTGATATTGGGGCTGAATTGGTGGACCAGGATGGTTCTGAGGACCTATCAGTCGCTATCGGCGGAATTCCGGACGGCGCAGTTCTAACCGATGGAGTTAATGAATTTACGGGCAACGGCGTCGATGATGCCGATGTAACCGGTTGGGATCTGGAAAACCTGTCCATTACCCGCGATGCAAATGACGTTACTCCGTTTGACTTAACTGTAACGGCAACCGCTAAAGAAACTGCGGTCGAGAGTGATATTGGCGAAATTACAGAGGCGAATAACACTGCAGAAACTTCGTTTAATATTTCCGTAACGATCGATCCGCTATCTGGAACACCTACGGTTGACGTGATAGATGCGTCCGGAAAAGAAGATCTCGGAACAGCCGCAGATCAGATTATTGCAATCCCCGAGCCACAGTCCGGAGAGATCACGCTGTCTATTGACCTGCAAACAGGAAACGCGGGAGCGGATGACGGCTGGGTTGTTCTGAGCGGTTATCCTGACGGCGTTGAATTTTCTGTTGGTGCCGCCAGTGGTGACGATTGGATTGTGACTAAAGATGAACTCGCGGATTTGACAATTTCTGGACTTCCTGAAGACAGTGATACGGATTTCACGGTTACCGTTACGCCATGGTCTCAAGCTCCCGGTGCGCCAGCGGTTGCCGGTCTTTCCGGTACAATTAATGTGTTGATAGATGCGGTCGCTGATATTCCAACACTTCAGCTTGACGGTACGGCAACTAATGCCGCTGTTTCAGGTGCAGAAGATACTGCCATTGAGTTGCCGGACATATCGGCTAACACAAATGATATTGATGGTTCAGAAAACCTGTCGATTATCATAAGTGACGTTCCGGTTGGTGCAACGCTTTCCGATGGAAATGGAAATGAGTTCGTTGCCACCGATGTCGTCAGTGAAGTTGATGTTTCTGACTGGGCGCTGGACAGTCTTACTGTGATGTCCCCGCCTGATGACGAAACGGATTTTACACTTAAGGTTACAGCTACAGCCACTGAAGATGCTGCCGAGCAGGCGGGTGTCGAACTTCAGGACGATGACAATGTTGCGTCAACTTCCTTTGATATCGTCGTAACTGTAACCGATGAAGGTCCGGTAGCCGTTATGGATGGTCCGGAAGCAATTCAAGAACCGAACGACATTCACGCGGTGTTTGTTATTGATACTTCAGGCAGCTTAAGCGTCGGTGAATTGCAATTGATGGAAGAAGCCCTGAAGAACCTGGCGACAGATTTGTTCACACAAAATCCCCTGGGAACCCGGATTACACTGATCGATTTTGATACGAGCGCCGACTACCTCAATGGTGATGACATCACCTATGACAACCTTCAAAGTGTGATTGATGCTCTCGATGGTCTTGACTCCAAGCAAGGCGGGGCAACGAATTATGATTCCGCGCTCGATCTCGTTCAAACAGTCGATTTCGAACCGGGCTTCGATAAATCAATCTACTTTATCTCCGACGGCGAGCCCAATCTTGGTAATACGGCCGGTGGTATCAGCGATTTCAATACCTGGGTCGATGGACAGACAGATACAGTCAATGTTTATGCAGTTGGTATCGGTCCCGACGTACAATCCAGTACGGAACTTGGGTTGATCGACAACACGGATGGCGATAACAGTCCGGGTGATGATTTCTTGTTCTTGAACTCGGCTGCCGATCTGGATGGTAGTTTGGTAACCGGCAATGTAGTCGTAAGCGGTAACGTATTAACCAATGACAGCGCCGGCAATGATCCGCTGGCAACTGTCCCGATTACACAAATTCAATATAATGGGACAACCTACAATTTGACGAGCGGAGGTAATCCGAATGTCACCGTAGTTGGAACGTTGCTTACATTAACCAGCCTGTTTGGGGTTTTGGAAATTGATTTCGAGAGCGGAGATTATACCTATCAAGCAACAACGGACATCAATAATTTCGCGACAGATACTTTCAGCTACACGATTTCGGACACGGAAGGGCTGACAAGTACGGCAGATCTGGTCATTGAAATTAGCCCCAATCCGGCATTCACAGGCGGACCGGGTAACGACATCATTACGGCGGGAGCCGGCAATGATTATGTTGCCGGTGAAGGCGGTGACGATACATTGTCCGGTGGTGACGGCAATGACTATATGCTGGGCAGTTCAGGCGCCGACGAAATACAAGGGGACGGCGGGAATGATTATCTGGATGGCGGATCCAATAACGAT
It includes:
- a CDS encoding CynX/NimT family MFS transporter, whose protein sequence is MLQATGTLSFVRQEWRFLLFGTLLAFWSGPGQTFVISVVGGHIREDFSLSHGDFGAIYTLATLVCAGLLWKAGPLVDSLPLRQFVIKVAIAMILAMVAFGFVQGPITLFLGIIAVRFLGQGMMTHIAFTSMARRYEAERGRAVAIAALGFPLGEALFPPLIVIAMGIVDWRLIWPAMAVLAAIMLLPTIPYLIRHTSNQDGHGVRDLMAADADAKHWTRAEMLRDKKFYLLAPTAMAQSGIFTGLFFHQVFLVAEKGWSFEWWSLCFTIFAVTSIFGGVASGILVDKFRARTLVPFVLLPLLGGSLVFSYAGPPFYAAVVMFILGLGAGATNPILSSLWPELYGTRHLGAIRSVATVVMVFGSALGPVFMGWALDADFTLHHIVLTSICIIIVSSALAKMALNTKSSFAK
- a CDS encoding VWA domain-containing protein, which codes for MATSSNDSNVSSNTGTPVGTVIETGPGETVKVPFKSPEDVNFVQSAGGLLVVPVDGGETLLLQEFLTFGATENPPKIQFEDGEVLEIDAITEVVEGLSVAEVNPQAGDTEFSAGGGANFSNFRDGNIGDPLGIDGLLPPTDLAFGLPFIEEIIGENESSENPGNPDDPDDPTGDVVIRFETPGAQSSADGGGYEDWTPSGNTGDTTSFPMQMIVDANHSEGENLEQIEIPSIPAGARIFVGGTDAGDEIFPTGAGYTIAAVGGVLPEIYILPPTHSDEDFFVNVTATFENSDVEADAVALAIIDAVADAPNVTIDGSSADNDVSSLQGEPIDLPDIGAELVDQDGSEDLSVAIGGIPDGAVLTDGVNEFTGNGVDDADVTGWDLENLSITRDANDVTPFDLTVTATAKETAVESDIGEITEANNTAETSFNISVTIDPLSGTPTVDVIDASGKEDLGTAADQIIAIPEPQSGEITLSIDLQTGNAGADDGWVVLSGYPDGVEFSVGAASGDDWIVTKDELADLTISGLPEDSDTDFTVTVTPWSQAPGAPAVAGLSGTINVLIDAVADIPTLQLDGTATNAAVSGAEDTAIELPDISANTNDIDGSENLSIIISDVPVGATLSDGNGNEFVATDVVSEVDVSDWALDSLTVMSPPDDETDFTLKVTATATEDAAEQAGVELQDDDNVASTSFDIVVTVTDEGPVAVMDGPEAIQEPNDIHAVFVIDTSGSLSVGELQLMEEALKNLATDLFTQNPLGTRITLIDFDTSADYLNGDDITYDNLQSVIDALDGLDSKQGGATNYDSALDLVQTVDFEPGFDKSIYFISDGEPNLGNTAGGISDFNTWVDGQTDTVNVYAVGIGPDVQSSTELGLIDNTDGDNSPGDDFLFLNSAADLDGSLVTGNVVVSGNVLTNDSAGNDPLATVPITQIQYNGTTYNLTSGGNPNVTVVGTLLTLTSLFGVLEIDFESGDYTYQATTDINNFATDTFSYTISDTEGLTSTADLVIEISPNPAFTGGPGNDIITAGAGNDYVAGEGGDDTLSGGDGNDYMLGSSGADEIQGDGGNDYLDGGSNNDQLLGGAGNDTLKGESGNDDLRGGANADTLEGGSGNDTLRGNGGDDLLVGGSGDDNLRGGGGSDTLIGGSGDDTLRGNGGDDRFTFLDASTDGDDLIIGFDASADVIDLSAVFEELGIDTGDRSDHVILDTVGSNTTITVTDGSNTVVSDFSIVVQGTTLDNGDIGTAIQVDES